DNA from Thioclava sp. GXIMD2076:
ACACCGTCGATCCCCATGAGATCCTCCCATGCGGCATTGCCCTCGGCGGCCTGCGTCATCGCCTCCTCGAAAGCGGTCCAATTGCCGTAATGGCGTGCCAGCAGCGTGGCGGTCTGCTCGCCCACATGGCGGATGCCGAGCGCGAAGATCACCCGCGCCAGCGCGATCTCGCGCCGATCGTCGATCGCATCGAACAGCTTGAGCGCGGATTTCTCGCCCCAACCATCGCGGTTTTTCAACTGCCGCACCTGACCCGGCCCGTAATTCGCGCGCAGACGGAAGATGTCGACCGGCTCCCTGACCCAGCCATCCTCGTAGAAAGCCTCGACCTGTTTGGCACCCAGCCCGTCGATATCGAAGGCCGCGCGCGAGACGAAATGCTTGAGCTTCTCGACCTGTTGGGCCGGACAGATCAGGCCGCCCGAACAACGGCGCACCGCATCGCCTTCCTCGCGGATCGCGTCGGACCCGCATTCGGGGCAGTGATGCGGGAAATCATAGGGCTGAGCGTCCTCGCTCCGGCGGCTCAGATCGACATCGGCAATCTTCGGGATCACATCACCGGCGCGATACACCTGCACCCAGTCTCCCTCCCGGATATCACGCCCGCCACGGATTTCCGCCCCCCTGGAATCGCGCCCTGCGATGTAATCCTCGTTATGGAGCGTGGCATTGGACACCACGACACCGCCGACGGTCACCGGCGTCAGACGGGCCACGGGGCTAAGTGCGCCGGTGCGACCGACCTGAATCTCGATTTTCTCGAGTTGGGTCCAGGCCAGTTCGGCAGGGAATTTATGGGCGATCGCCCAACGCGGCGTGGTCGAGCGGAAGCCCAGACGTCCCTGCAATGCAAGCTCGTTCACCTTGTAGACGACGCCGTCGATATCATAGCCCAGAGCGGCGCGATCCGCCTCGATCGCGTGGTAATGCGCGATCATCTCCTTTGATCCGGTGCAGAGCTTCGTAAGCGGATTGGTCGAGAAGCCGAGCTCGGCCAGACGCTCGATGGCGCCTTTCTGCGTCTCGGCCAGCGGGGCCGAGAGCACGCCCCACGCATAGGCGAAGAATTTCAGCGGGCGGCGCGCGGTCACCTTGGGGTCGAGCTGGCGCAGGGAGCCTGCGGCCGCGTTGCGCGGATTGGCAAAGCGCTTGTCGCCACGCTCTTCCTGCGCCTCATTGAGCGCCGCGAAATCGGCATGGCCCATGTAGACCTCGCCGCGCACCTCCAGAATATCGGGCGCGCCCTGCAGGCTCTTCGGGATATCGGGGATGGTTCTGGCATTCTCGGTGACGTTCTCGCCGGTCTCGCCATCACCGCGAGTGGCCGCATAAACCAGTTTTCCCTGCTCGTACCGGAGCGAGAGCGACAACCCGTCGATCTTCGGCTCCGCCGTAAACGGCAGGGGCGCGTCGGCGGCAAGTCCCAGATATTTTCGGATACCACGGACAAAATCCTCGACATCTGCGTCCTCGAAGGCATTGCCGAGGCTCATCATTCGTT
Protein-coding regions in this window:
- the ligA gene encoding NAD-dependent DNA ligase LigA, producing the protein MTTSATPIGDLTKEAAVQEVEELSAKLGQANQAYHTEDAPEISDADYDALKRRLLALEEAFPELRRADSPTQKIGAAPADGFAKIRHEQRMMSLGNAFEDADVEDFVRGIRKYLGLAADAPLPFTAEPKIDGLSLSLRYEQGKLVYAATRGDGETGENVTENARTIPDIPKSLQGAPDILEVRGEVYMGHADFAALNEAQEERGDKRFANPRNAAAGSLRQLDPKVTARRPLKFFAYAWGVLSAPLAETQKGAIERLAELGFSTNPLTKLCTGSKEMIAHYHAIEADRAALGYDIDGVVYKVNELALQGRLGFRSTTPRWAIAHKFPAELAWTQLEKIEIQVGRTGALSPVARLTPVTVGGVVVSNATLHNEDYIAGRDSRGAEIRGGRDIREGDWVQVYRAGDVIPKIADVDLSRRSEDAQPYDFPHHCPECGSDAIREEGDAVRRCSGGLICPAQQVEKLKHFVSRAAFDIDGLGAKQVEAFYEDGWVREPVDIFRLRANYGPGQVRQLKNRDGWGEKSALKLFDAIDDRREIALARVIFALGIRHVGEQTATLLARHYGNWTAFEEAMTQAAEGNAAWEDLMGIDGVGKVLAESVVSTFHQEAERGSIDRLIAELDVQEAEKPKADSEVAGLTIVFTGTLEKMTRSEAKARAEALGAKVAGSVSKKTDILVAGPGAGSKASKAADLGVRVIDEDEWLTLAGQG